The DNA window ATCTGGGCCGCGCTGTGCTTCCCCGGCATGCTCGCCCAGCAGGCCGGCATGCCGTTCGCGAGGACCCGCGACCAGGAGCTCGGCCTCGCGCTGGTGCGCGCGTGGAACGACTGGCACATCGACGTGTGGGCGGGCACCTACCCCGAGCGGATCATCGGCCTGCAGCTCCCGTGGCTGCCCGACCCCGACGTGGCCGCCAAGGAGATCCGGGCCAACGCCGCGCGCGGCTTCAAGGCCGTGGTCTTCCCCGAGTTCCCCAACCGGATGCGGCTGCCGTCGATCCACACCGGCCACTGGGACCCGTTCTTCGCCGCCTGCGAGGAGACGGGCACCGTCGTGTGCCTGCACACCAGCGACTCCTCGTGGTCGCCCGTGCCCTCCCCCGACACGCCCATCGAGGCCATCACCACGCTGATGCCCACCACCGCCATGTTCGCCTGCGCCGACTGGCTGTGGTCGGGAGTGCCGCTGCGCTTCCCCTCGCTGCGCGTCCTCATCGTGGAGGGCGGCGTGGGCTGGCTGCCGCTGCTGGCCGAGCGCGCCGACTACGCCCTCGACCACCCGGTGGCGGGCGAGGCGTCCTGGGACGGCGGGCTCAAGCCGAGCGAGGTGCTGCGCCGCAACTTCTTCTTCGGCACGCGCGACGACCACGCGCTGTCGGGGGTGCGGCTCGCGGTCGGGCTCGACCACGTGCTGCAGGAGAGCGGCTATCCGCACTCCGACTCGACCTGGCCCGACACGCAGAAGGCCGTCGCGCGCAACCTCGGCCCGCTGCCGCCCGCGGACATCGCCCGGGTGGCGTACGGCAACGCGGCCCGCCTGTTCGGGCACCCGCTGCCGTCGCGGGCCTGGCTGCGCATGGAGGAGATCTAGACCTCCCCCTCCACCCTGCCGAGGATGATCCGGCGCTCGTGCTCGACGTAGCGGCCGCTCTCGCCGAGGAGGGCGGTCGCCAGCCACAGGAACACGCCGAAGTCGTCGGCGACGCCGATCAGCGTGAGGAAGTCGGGGACGATGTCGATCGGCGAGATGATGTAGACCACGCCGAGGGCGATGAGGCCGAGCCGGCCCTTGCCCATGCCGCCGTACTCTCCGCGCATCACCGCGCGCACCATGCGCGGGATGGCGCGCACCCTGGTCATCAGAGCGGGCGATCCAGGCTTGGTCACCTCGCGGTACGTGCGCCACGCCGCCGCTGCCCGTGCTGCCTTAGCCATCATGCCAACCCCCTACCCCCGGTTTTTCACGATATAACGCGACGCGGAGGTGAGAGGTTCCTGACGATCAGCCCATGGCGTCGTGCGTGAAGGGCCGGGCCCGCTCGATCTGGGCCGCCACCCGGACGAGCAGGTCCTCCCTCCCGTACGCCGCCACGAGCTGCACGCCGACGGGCAGCCCCGCGGCCGTCCTGTGCAGCGGCAGGGAGATCGCCGGCTGGCCGGTGGCGTTGACCGGCGAGGTGAACGCCACCGCGTGCGCCGTCCTGCCGAGCGCGAGGGTGAGGTCGTCGGCCGGGATCCAGCCGAGCGGGAACGGCGCGACGCCGAGCGACGGCATCAGCAGCAGGTCGTGGCCGGCGCTCCACCAGGCGGCCATGCGGCGCCGGAAGGCGTCCGTCCACTGCGTGGAGCGGAGGTGCTGGGCGGCGGTGCGGTCGCGCGCGGCGGCCACCATGGCGGCGTTGCGCGGCTCCAGCTCCTCCGGCCCGACCGGCTTGCCGCGCAGCTCGCCGAGACCGTCGACCGTGGCGGCCAGGTTCTCGGCCACGATCGCGCCGAAGTGGCCGGGGAAGTCCGGGTCGGCGAGCGCTTCAGGGCCGCCGGGCGTCACGTCGTGGCCCAGCGACTCCAGCAGGGCCGCCGCCGCGGCGACCGCCTCCGCCGGCTCCCGCGCCTCAGGGACGCCGGCCCTGGGGTGGGCGGTGAGGTAGCCGACGCGCAGCCGGCCGGGGTCGCGTCCGGCCTCGGCGGCGAGCGGGCCGGGCAGCGCGGGCGCGTCGTACGGGTCGCCCGCGTGGAGCCCGGCGACCACGTCGAGCGCCGCGGCGGTGTCGCGCACGGTCCTGGTGACGAATCCGGGGCAGGAGAAGCCGCTCCAGCCCTCTCCGAGCGCCGGCCCGAGGCTGACCCGCCCCCGCGACGGTTTGAGCCCCACGAGGCCGCACAGGGACGCGGGGATGCGGATGGAGCCGCCGCCGTCGCTCGCCGTGGCCAGCGCCACCATGCCGGCCGCCACGGCCGCCGCCGAGCCGCCGCTGGAGCCGCCCGCCGAGTACGCCGGATCGTACGGGTTGCGGGTCGGCCCGAACGCCGCCGGCTCGGTGGTGATCGTGCTGCCGAACTCGGGCGTGTTCGTCCGCCCGAGGATGACGAACCCGGCCTCGCGCAGCCGCGTCACGCCGTAGCCGTCCCCGGCGTCCTCGACGCCGTCGCGGACCGCGGAGCCCGCCGCGTACGGCTCGCCCGCCTGCCGCCAGCCGAGGTCCTTCAGCAGGATCGGCACCCCGGCGAAGGGCGCCTCGCGCGGCAGGCGCTCCAGCTCGGCGAGCGCCCGCTCGAACCGGGGGAAGATCACCGCGTTGAGCTCGCCGTCGCGGGCCTCGATCGCGGCGATGGCGGCCTCGGCCAGCTCGCGGGGCGACAGCTCGCCGGTCCTGATCGCCGCGGCCTGCCCGACCGCGTCCAGCCTCAGCGCGTCATGCACGGTCCGCCTCCGCCGCCTTGGGCGACAGGTCGCGTACGGCCTGGTCGATGGGGATCTCGCCGCCCGGGATGGGGGCGAGGATGGGGGTGTCGAGGCCGTTGGCGACGTACTCGCGGATCCTGGCCCGGCAGGTGGCGGCGTCGCCGTGCACGATGAGGTCGTCCACCACCTCGTCGGGGATGGCCTTGAGCGCCGCCTGGCGGTCGCCGGCCGCCCACGCCTCGTGCATCGGGCGCAGGATCTCGCCGCGGCCGAGCCAGTCGTGGAAGGCGGCGTACACGGGGACGGTCAGGTAGCTCGCCAGCATCCAGCGGGCCAGCTCGCGGACCTTGTCGGTGTCCTCGCTCACGCACACGAACAGCCGGGCGATCAGCTCGGTGCCGGGGCCGGCCTCGGCGCGCACCTTGCGTACGTCGGCGGGCGAGAGCCAGTTGGTGATCGCGCCGTCGGCCTCCTCGGCGGCCAGGCGCAGCATGCGGGGGCGCAGCGCGGCCAGCACGATCTTCGGCGGCGTCTTCGGGGCCCGCTCCAGCTTGAAGCCCTTGATCTCGAACGTCTCGTACGCCTCCGTCACCTTCTCCCCCGCCAGCGCCTTCTTGAGGAAGCGCAGGGTGTCGCGGGTGCGGGCGTAGGGCTTGGTGAAGGAGCCGGCGTTCCAGCGTTCGACGATCGCCGGGGAGGAGGCGCCGATGCCCAGCACGAACCGGCCGGGCGCGAGGTCGGCGACCGTGGCCGCGGACATGGCCAGCAGCCCCGGGCCGCGCGTGGAGACGGGGACGATGGCGCTGCCCAGCCGGATCCCGGGCGCCCACTCGGCGGCGAGGGCGAGCGGCGTGAACCCGTCCACGCCGTTGACCTCGGCCGACCAGGCGTCCGTGTAGCCGAGTCCGGGCAGCTCGGCGATCAGCTCCCGCGACCTCGCGAGCGAGCGGTCGTAGAAGGGGATGGTCATGCCCCAGTTCCGGGTCATCGGCGCGCCTCCAGAATGATGTTCCGACGAGCCGACCATACCAACCGTTTGGTATGCCCCCTAGGCCCGCAGCTCGTGCACGGCCGCGATGAAGTCCTGCGTGATGCCGCGCAGCCCCGGCAGGTGCGACAGCCCGACCAGCCGGTCCACCAGCGGCACCGTCACCTCGATCAGCCGGTACGTCCGCGCGCACCCCGGCGAGGTGTCGTGCACCCAGAACAGCACCATCCCCATCGACAGCAGCCACAGCAGCTCCGGCAGCTCCTCGCGCAGCTCGGCGTTCATCCGGTCGGCCGACCCCTCGACGACCTCGCGGTAGAGCGCGATGGACGCCTCACGCGCCGGCGACGACTGCTTGCTGAACGGGCTCAGCGGGTTGGTCGGCTCGGCCGCGTGCTTGAAGAACTTCACGGCGAACTCGTGGTACGGCTCGGAAACGCGGACCCACTCGCGCAGCACCCCGCTCAGCCTGGCCGCGAACGACGTCTCGGTGG is part of the Nonomuraea coxensis DSM 45129 genome and encodes:
- a CDS encoding amidase codes for the protein MHDALRLDAVGQAAAIRTGELSPRELAEAAIAAIEARDGELNAVIFPRFERALAELERLPREAPFAGVPILLKDLGWRQAGEPYAAGSAVRDGVEDAGDGYGVTRLREAGFVILGRTNTPEFGSTITTEPAAFGPTRNPYDPAYSAGGSSGGSAAAVAAGMVALATASDGGGSIRIPASLCGLVGLKPSRGRVSLGPALGEGWSGFSCPGFVTRTVRDTAAALDVVAGLHAGDPYDAPALPGPLAAEAGRDPGRLRVGYLTAHPRAGVPEAREPAEAVAAAAALLESLGHDVTPGGPEALADPDFPGHFGAIVAENLAATVDGLGELRGKPVGPEELEPRNAAMVAAARDRTAAQHLRSTQWTDAFRRRMAAWWSAGHDLLLMPSLGVAPFPLGWIPADDLTLALGRTAHAVAFTSPVNATGQPAISLPLHRTAAGLPVGVQLVAAYGREDLLVRVAAQIERARPFTHDAMG
- a CDS encoding amidohydrolase family protein — translated: MTTPLLPDPEPRRRDYVIISADDHLIEPPDLFDDRLPEKYADVAPKVVETEAGHQVWRYGGATYPCAGIDVGAGLPREQWTLDPVRFENMRPGCHDIEARVQDMDVAGIWAALCFPGMLAQQAGMPFARTRDQELGLALVRAWNDWHIDVWAGTYPERIIGLQLPWLPDPDVAAKEIRANAARGFKAVVFPEFPNRMRLPSIHTGHWDPFFAACEETGTVVCLHTSDSSWSPVPSPDTPIEAITTLMPTTAMFACADWLWSGVPLRFPSLRVLIVEGGVGWLPLLAERADYALDHPVAGEASWDGGLKPSEVLRRNFFFGTRDDHALSGVRLAVGLDHVLQESGYPHSDSTWPDTQKAVARNLGPLPPADIARVAYGNAARLFGHPLPSRAWLRMEEI
- a CDS encoding TetR/AcrR family transcriptional regulator, with product MSEARNRGSESTREVIVETALRLFRERGFDRTTMRAIAAEAGVSVGNAYYYFDSKEALIQAYYDRAQAEHEAACGEFLATETSFAARLSGVLREWVRVSEPYHEFAVKFFKHAAEPTNPLSPFSKQSSPAREASIALYREVVEGSADRMNAELREELPELLWLLSMGMVLFWVHDTSPGCARTYRLIEVTVPLVDRLVGLSHLPGLRGITQDFIAAVHELRA
- a CDS encoding LLM class F420-dependent oxidoreductase, translating into MTRNWGMTIPFYDRSLARSRELIAELPGLGYTDAWSAEVNGVDGFTPLALAAEWAPGIRLGSAIVPVSTRGPGLLAMSAATVADLAPGRFVLGIGASSPAIVERWNAGSFTKPYARTRDTLRFLKKALAGEKVTEAYETFEIKGFKLERAPKTPPKIVLAALRPRMLRLAAEEADGAITNWLSPADVRKVRAEAGPGTELIARLFVCVSEDTDKVRELARWMLASYLTVPVYAAFHDWLGRGEILRPMHEAWAAGDRQAALKAIPDEVVDDLIVHGDAATCRARIREYVANGLDTPILAPIPGGEIPIDQAVRDLSPKAAEADRA
- a CDS encoding YkvA family protein; the protein is MMAKAARAAAAWRTYREVTKPGSPALMTRVRAIPRMVRAVMRGEYGGMGKGRLGLIALGVVYIISPIDIVPDFLTLIGVADDFGVFLWLATALLGESGRYVEHERRIILGRVEGEV